A genomic region of Denticeps clupeoides chromosome 9, fDenClu1.1, whole genome shotgun sequence contains the following coding sequences:
- the tsn gene encoding translin: protein MSVTEMFTYIQGFLSADQDVREDIRKVVQALEQTAREILTVLQSVHHPAGFRDIPSRCRRARELFSAVRTQVGELKTKFPVEQYYRFHEHWKFVLQRLTFLAAFVVYLESDSLVTREEVVKILGVEVDREKGFHLDVEDYLAGVLIMASELSRLAVNSVTAGDYGRPLRISNFINELDSGFRLLNLKNDPLRKRYDGLKYDVKKIEEVVYDLSIRGLAKEPEAGEDK, encoded by the exons ATGTCCGTCACGGAGATGTTCACGTACATTCAGGGCTTCCTGAGCGCCGACCAGGACGTGCGGGAG gacatcaGGAAGGTGGTGCAGGCGCTGGAGCAGACCGCGCGGGAGATCCTGACCGTCCTGCAGAGCGTCCACCATCCCGCCGGCTTCAGAGACA TTCCCAGCAGGTGCCGGAGGGCCCGGGAGCTGTTCTCCGCGGTCAGAACCCAGGTCGGGGAGCTCAAGACCAAGTTTCCGGTGGAGCAGTATTACAG GTTCCACGAGCACTGGAAGTTCGTCCTTCAGCGCCTGACGTTCCTCGCCGcttttgttgtgtatttggAGAGCGACTCTCTTGTGACACGAGAGGAAGTGGTGAAGATATTGGGCG TTGAAGTAGATCGAGAGAAAGGCTTTCACCTGGATGTTGAAGACTACCTGGCTGGCGTTCTGATAATGGCCAGCGAGTTG TCCCGCCTGGCAGTGAACAGTGTAACGGCTGGGGACTACGGACGTCCGCTGCGGATCTCCAACTTCATCAACGAGTTGGACTCTGGCTTCCGGCTCCTGAACCTGAAGAACGACCCGCTGCGCAAGCGCTACGACGGCCTCAAATATGATGTCAAGAAGATTGAGGAGGTGGTGTATGACCTGTCCATTCGCGGCCTGGCCAAGGAGCCGGAGGCTGGGGAAGACAAGTAA